tataaatataaattttcaatgcCTTTAAGCTTCTATCTTGTTAATCTTGTCCCTTGCACTATTCTTTTGGTCCACAGGGGAAAAAGAGGAAAGATACCATTTGCATTGCTCTTGCTGATGACACATGCGATGAGCCAAAGATCAGGATGAATAAGGTTGTGAGGTCAAACTTGAGGGTTAGACTAGGTGATGTTGTCTCTGTGCATCAGTGTCCTGATGTCAAGTATGGAAAACGTGTGCACATCTTGCCCGTGGATGACACAATTGAAGGGGTTACTGGAAATCTCTTTGATGCTTACCTGAAACGTGAGTTTATTCTTTATCTTTTAATCTGAACGTATATTTAGTATTGtcttcataatttattagtGATAGTTTTGGTTAGGTAAAGAGGTGAagtagttttttttctcttaatcaATAGTAAGACGAGAGTATAAGATGTGGTTTCTTAATACGCTCACTGATTTCTTGATTAATATAAATGAGAGTAATTGATTAATTggataaataacttttaatcTTATTCAAGAGACTTCCTGCTTCTCCCccctctttctttccttctctctctctctatatgtGATGTTGAAAGTACTTTATAGTCTGTCTTTCCTTTTTTGTTGGTATCTTTATCCATGCATCTGAGGTGGACTGTTATAGTTTATAGGAGGCTCAGTTATATGTGTGGATGTAACTGCATTATAACTACTCTCCTGTATCACTAGTCATATGCTGATAATAGATGCCTCATATTACAATTATACACTGGACTTAATGTTGAATTTTTGACAACGTTGTAGTTTGGCATTTAATTGCGTGTACTTGTCTGCATTATAATTGCTCTCCTGTATCACTTGTCATATGCTGATAAACAATGCCTCTTAACATAATTATGCACTAAACTTATTGTTGAATTGTTGACAATGTGGTCCATAAATACTGACTGCCGTAGTTTGGCATTTACAGCTTACTTTCTGGAAGCATACCGTCCAGTGAGGAAGGGTGACCTCTTCCTTGTGAGAGGTGGAATGAGAAGTGTGGAATTCAAGGTTATTGAGACTGACCCTACTGAGTACTGTGTGGTTGCCCCAGATACTGAGATATTCTGCGAGGGAGAGCCTGTAAGGAGAGAAGATGAGGATAGATTAGATGAGGTAGGTTATGATGATGTTGGTGGAGTGAGAAAACAGATGGCTCAGATTCGGGAATTAGTGGAACTTCCACTGAGGCATCCGCAGCTCTTTAAATCAATTGGTGTGAAGCCACCAAAAGGAATTTTGCTTTATGGACCTCCCGGATCTGGAAAGACTTTGATTGCACGTGCTGTTGCAAATGAAACTGGTGCTTTCTTTTTTTGCATCAATGGTCCTGAGATCATGTCAAAATTGGCTGGAGAGAGTGAAAGCAATCTCAGAAAAGCATTTGAAGAAGCAGAGAAGAATGCACCATCTATTATATTCATTGATGAAATCGATTCAATTGCTCCCAAGCGAGAGAAGACCCATGGTGAAGTTGAGAGGAGAATAGTCTCTCAGCTTTTGACATTGATGGATGGGCTTAAATCCCGTGCACATGTCATTGTTATTGGGGCCACAAATCGTCCCAATAGCATTGATCCAGCTCTCCGAAGGTTTGGAAGGTTTGATAGGGAAATTGATATTGGCGTACCTGATGAAGTTGGCCGTCTTGAGGTTCTTCGCATCCACACAAAGAACATGAAGCTGTCTGACGATGTAATGTCAAAAGCTTTTCTTTCCTAGAACATCTTTTCACTTCTCTTCCTTTCCAAAGAACTAGTGAATCTAATGTACTTCACTTAATAATGCAGGTTGATTTAGAAAGAATTGCCAAGGACACACATGGTTATGTTGGTGCTGATCTTGCAGCTCTTTGTACTGAGGCAGCATTACAGTGCATCAGGGAAAAGATGGATGTGATTGACTTGGAAGATGAGTCAATAGATGCGGAGATACTCAACTCTATGGCAGTTAGCAATGAGCACTTCCAGACTGCTCTTGGAACAAGCAATCCATCAGCATTACGTGAAACTGTGAGTACTGACAAAGATACTTCTATTGATGAACAGCTTTCTTGCTGATTATAATTTTTCCTTCGGGAGTCGGTTCTGATTATAATTAACCCTTTCCTTACATGCTTGGTCAGGTTGTTGAAGTGCCTAATGTAAGTTGGGAAGATATTGGAGGCCTGGAGAATGTTAAAAGGGAGCTTCAAGAGGTAATAGAATTTACTGGTTTGATTACTTTCCATTCTTTCTCCTCTTTACtctttttgaaaaatgggaTTAATTTTCTACTTTGTAATGCAGACTGTTCAATATCCAGTGGAGCATCCTGAGAAGTTTGAGAAGTTTGGTATGTCACCCTCAAAGGGAGTATTGTTCTATGGCCCTCCAGGATGTGGTAAAACACTTCTGGCCAAAGCTATTGCCAATGAATGTCAGGCAAACTTCATTAGTGTCAAGGGTCCAGAATTACTCACAATGTGGTTTGGAGAGAGTGAAGCTAATGTGCGTGAAATTTTTGACAAGGCTCGCCAGTCTGCTCCTTGTGTCCTCTTCTTTGATGAACTTGATTCAATTGCAACCCAGGTGTGTTCAAGGCTAATGAATTCTCATGTCTTTATGGATTATGAGTTTCGTTCTGTGTTATGAGATTACTCTAGAATGAAATTATGCTTGTCAATATTCGATGTTCTTAGTCTTGCATGTCTTCTAACCGAGCTTCATGTTATATACTGTAGAGAGGAAGCAGTGTAGGTGATGCTGGGGGTGCTGCTGATAGGGTTCTGAATCAACTTCTTACTGAGATGGATGGCATGTCTGCCAAGAAAACAGTTTTTATAATTGGAGCCACCAACCGACCTGACATTATTGATCCTGCCCTTTTGCGACCCGGTCGTCTTGATCAGTTGATCTACATTCCCCTCCCTGATGAGGATTCTCGCCATCAGATCTTTAAGGCTTGCTTGAGGAAATCACCACTTGCAAAAGAGGTTGACCTCAGAGCTCTTGCCAAGTATACTCAAGGTTTTAGTGGGGCTGATATTACTGAAATTTGTCAGCGCGCATGTAAATATGCCATCAGAGAGAACATTGAAAAGGTTCGACTATGCCAAATTTATGTTCTGTGCTGTAGATGGTAGAATGTGCAATGTTCTCATGAGGTTGGGATTATAACATTAGATATCTTATGTAATTCTCAGGATATTGAGAGAGAAAGGAGGAGAGCGGAGAACCCTGAAGCTATGGAGGAAGATGTGGATGATGAAGTGGCAGAAATCAAGCCTGCTCATTTTGAGGAATCAATGAAGTTTGCTCGTAGGAGTGTCAGTGATGCCGACATCCGCAAATACCAGGCATTTGCTCAAACGCTGCAGCAGTCAAGGGGATTCGGGAGTGAGTTTAGGTTCGCTGAAACTGGTGCAAGGCCTGCAGCATCTGACCCTTTTGCAGCTTCCGCTGGAGGAGCCGATGAAGATGACCTCTACAGTTAAGATCATCTGTCTGTGTCTTTAGTTATGGTGACAAAAGCGGACcgttctttttgttttttaatatagtGTAGTATTAAATTTGACTGGATGGATGTAGAAGCTCCTTGGCACAACCTTTCAGCAGGagaaagggggggggggggctgCCCCTGGGAGTTCATAAAATACTGtgcttttcctttattttgggatttaaaGATTTTACAAGATTAAATTTCTGTGTCCCTTTTggattatttttatgtttgtgcGTGTGgtatatgaaatatgaatgacAACCAAATAAGTCCTTGCCTTGAGCTTCACCACCAATTTGTTGGCTTTAAGaacataaaattattgatacaaCTATACTATCGCTGTGACTCCTGTTTGCAGtcattttcttaaaacaaaataGAGGGTAAAGTTTTCTGTCCTATAACAAATATGACTAAATTCGTTGAATTTCTTATGAAACAAGTGTAAAACATTGAGGGATATTTTACCTATCAAAAGTAGTTCAAAACTGAAgaaattaattgtttttgtgataaattgagaatttaagaattaatagttatacttaaaattttaaagaattgagagttattatgttattatactTAAAactgcaatttaaaagataatactAAAAGAAccaataaactaaaataaagagaattgaAAAATTTACCATTTGCGTCTTATTATGTTTAAAGGATTGACTAATAatcttaattttgttaattcattttttaatagattATCAAACATGGTTTAAATTATTCCATTTTCTAAAAGCGATTAATTACCTGAGAGCGACGACAGAATTAAACTAGTTCAGTAGTTTGCATAGTTATATGATTCACAGGTTAATTAGtgcatcaattaaaaatatatttaattattttgtgattttaataataaattttaaataaatattagttttaaaaattccaaaacacaacttttaaaattttcatttaaagtATGAAACtgcttaaatttaataaaatatagtttttctATTATAAGAACTGTAtcaaatttgttgttttataattaaaatggatcaatttagtccttatactattaaaaagaatcgtAATAAGTTCAATTGCAGTTCAAttctaaacaaaaaaatttcactaacaaaatcataaaactttaaatattaacTCTATCAAGCAGTAAAtgacatttttatataataaatgttaactctattctaatttgatctttatttaattctttttaatggTTGAGAGTAATAATAGGACTAATTTGACCAGGTTCCTATCTCAAGTACATAaactaaaaatacaattataatgttttaaatatttttatatagatttattaatttaaaatacttatgggaaatatattttattgaaatcaAATTCATAGGTATAAATAGTTTGAAAAAGTTCGAAaatgtctaaaaattaaatttgattataatttaaGATATACtcttttcttataaatatttttatttttaaataatatttttgtttatacgATGATGATTTAAACCTAAACTATTGTTAAGGTAGATGAACACTCGATTAAGAGGCCACAAtttagagtttttttaaattaatgtaaataccttttaattttatttaatttatttttaaatatatttaattaaaaaattaaaaattaaaaaaacttttaaacattttaaaattttaacattatctaaaaattttattgaagttTTTACATTTAAAGGAATAGATTTAACctagtattaattaaatattaaataattaatgagtcaatatttataaatgttttgttttacttaCAACAACCGTTAAGGACATATGTATACAAACAATATTaatgtgaattttatttaaaccaacCTATTCAAACattagaaatataaataatgaataaactATACTTAAAACATTAGATCCTAACATATTGATCTATCTTTATGTgaaacatattgaattttatttaaacggttaataaaattttatttttaaataaattatctacTACTAAAGTCGCGATCCATCATTATATGAAACATGTCGTGGTAGCAACCCTTagaattaatttgttttgataTATAAGCTCCTCCTCcaattgtttttgttaaatattgggctataattgaattttttaataaactcattaaataatttcaatcatattGGGAGAGAATATCAAGCTCTACAACACTATCAATAACGATTTGATTTTTGTTGGTGTCAAAAAATTCAGTTtggtcaaatttttttaaaccgaGAGAACCCAAAGTACGAGTTAGTCTGAATTCTTCTGACAACAGATGTGACGTTTTGTATTCAAAATCGGCGACTCCATTGATGTGAAGTGTAACACTACTTTACCGAAAACACCAGTTTACAGAAAAGCTCTTGTCCAAACACACCCAAGCAAAACGAATGTGCTGAATGAAAACACTGCTACATTACTGAAACAGGTCGAGCTTAGTTATACCATTCATCTGTACCACCAAAATATTGAGATCAGGCCTTTGCCACTATCGTTTATGCAATAAACCATTTACCTTCTCCAAAGCTAAACCACACATCACCTTATCAACTAATTTTTCAACGTAATGGAGGATATAATTTTGTTCGtgttttttgttattgttattatccATGGCTTCGTCTTTGCACTAAAAATAAACGGGAGCCTCGTTCTACCAAATGTGCCTTTCTTGGTTATAGAATTGTTGATAAAGGATATAAATGTTTGCTATTATCTAACAATAAAGTTTTTTACTCGTCATGTCTTATTTGATGAACAAATGTTCTCGAGAATGTGATGAGCAATCTTTAGTTCTCGGTCCACTGCTATCACCaatttctattttctctctTGCCTATCATGATCAAAACCAACACCCCATGGTTACTAGATCAATAACTGGCAACTTAAAATACGAAGTCTTTCATACGACACTCATCGCCTTGTGCACATATCAAGAGGCAACCAAACAACAATGGCAAATGGGACATGGGATTTAGTGCCAAGATCATGAGCAGCAAATGTGATTGGTTGCAAATGGATTTATCGCATCAAAACCAAACCGTGTGGCTCAAGGGTTTCATAAAAAGCCAGACATAAACTATGCTGAAACCTTCAGCCCTGTCATCAAACCAGCCACGGTTCGTCTCGTCTTATCTATTATTGTCCACTCTAGTTGGCGTATCCAATGCATTTTTACATGGGACGCTTGAAAAGTTGGTTTACATAGAACAACCCCAAGGTTTTAGAGATCTCACCAAGCCACACCATGTGTGTTCTTTAAAGAAGTCCTTACACGGTTTGAAACAAGCCCCGTGAGCTTAATTTTCTTGTATCACATTGGGattacaaaaaaatggtttcaaagGATCCAAAGCTGACAACTCCCTTTTTATCTATTCTTTTGGAAATAACACTGCTTATTACCTtgtgtatgttgatgatatcaTTTTGACAGACTCAATGCCAAGTCTTCATCAAAATATCATTCGACAGCTTGGGTTAAAGGTTTGGGTTCCCTTATTTTCTTGGTGTAGAAGTCACTTGACTACCTAATGGACTTCAACTCTCTCAATCTAAGTATATTTGAGATCTTTTGGTGCGTGTGAATATGCATGAAGCTACCCCTGTCTCTATACCATTTTTTCCACAAACAATATTAGCAGCCATGTACACTTCCAACAACTTTGATCCTATATCATTTCAGCAGGTGGTGAATTCTCTTTAATACTT
The window above is part of the Gossypium raimondii isolate GPD5lz chromosome 9, ASM2569854v1, whole genome shotgun sequence genome. Proteins encoded here:
- the LOC105799766 gene encoding cell division cycle protein 48 homolog, which produces MSNQAESSDSKGTKKDFSTAILERKKAPNRLVVDEAINDDNSVVALHPDTMEKLQLFRGDTILIKGKKRKDTICIALADDTCDEPKIRMNKVVRSNLRVRLGDVVSVHQCPDVKYGKRVHILPVDDTIEGVTGNLFDAYLKPYFLEAYRPVRKGDLFLVRGGMRSVEFKVIETDPTEYCVVAPDTEIFCEGEPVRREDEDRLDEVGYDDVGGVRKQMAQIRELVELPLRHPQLFKSIGVKPPKGILLYGPPGSGKTLIARAVANETGAFFFCINGPEIMSKLAGESESNLRKAFEEAEKNAPSIIFIDEIDSIAPKREKTHGEVERRIVSQLLTLMDGLKSRAHVIVIGATNRPNSIDPALRRFGRFDREIDIGVPDEVGRLEVLRIHTKNMKLSDDVDLERIAKDTHGYVGADLAALCTEAALQCIREKMDVIDLEDESIDAEILNSMAVSNEHFQTALGTSNPSALRETVVEVPNVSWEDIGGLENVKRELQETVQYPVEHPEKFEKFGMSPSKGVLFYGPPGCGKTLLAKAIANECQANFISVKGPELLTMWFGESEANVREIFDKARQSAPCVLFFDELDSIATQRGSSVGDAGGAADRVLNQLLTEMDGMSAKKTVFIIGATNRPDIIDPALLRPGRLDQLIYIPLPDEDSRHQIFKACLRKSPLAKEVDLRALAKYTQGFSGADITEICQRACKYAIRENIEKDIERERRRAENPEAMEEDVDDEVAEIKPAHFEESMKFARRSVSDADIRKYQAFAQTLQQSRGFGSEFRFAETGARPAASDPFAASAGGADEDDLYS